Genomic window (Psilocybe cubensis strain MGC-MH-2018 chromosome 1, whole genome shotgun sequence):
ATGGGTGTAAAAGTTGAAACTGTTGCGATACCTATGGGGATCCAGGGAACTGCTGTGATACAAAGGATATGTCTATCGGGAAACGATTCGTGGCAATGATATACCAATAACTAAGTGATGAGCAATGATGAAAATGGCACTTTTGCCATTCTCAAATTGGCTTTTCTGCCGTAAATAAGTCTTGCCACGCGAGCGAGTCACCAATTCAATTGTAAAGAGTGTAAAGACCAGCCACGTTGACTTGGATAACTACGGAGTATAGAAACGATACAGAATTGCGAATACTCATCATGAATATATATTATAACTATAAGGTGTTTTACCGACAAATTAAGGCCCAACGACTCTAAAACGACTCCCGTACTCGGGCAAATTTTTTATTACTCATGTTGAAGGAGACGCCGTCACGTGTTACAACTTGCTACTTGCCAttcaagcaaaaaaaatgagattGGACAGAATTGGCTTGGGTTTAATTTGAGGAGAAAATTGAGACGAAATGACATTGTAATATTATGTTTATGGAATAGAATACGAGGAGAAGCTTTTGACAATGAATATTGAGAGATCTCAAATCAACATGTCTGCGTGGCATACGCAAAATAATACAGGATGTAAGGTAGATTTCATGTAACAGAATTTGGAAAAATCCTTGTAGGTTATGAAAAGTCGGTAGCTTGATTTGTTCGTTTGTTGAGACGGCGAAGAACTGGATTAACCCCGGTGAAGCAGGTGACAAGGCAAAGTGAAAGCAAGAGTAAACCAGCAGCCAAGACACACAGTACCAGCCAGCCCTTCCGGACATTATCATATATCTTTTAAATGGTTAGCGTACTCGTACCAAAACCGTGAAACATCTTTCGGTCAAGGGGAAATGATTCCTTACCTGTCCTCCAACTATTGGCCCAACTGTCGAAGAAACATTCAGAACTCACTCAGATCAAAGAAACTAAAGTGGTCCCTTACTCGATGTTCCAACACCATACACAAGATTGAATGCCCCATAAACATGGGCATCTGATTGGAGTACTTCAGATCAATTGCATAAATCTTTTTTatataaaaaaaacatacagcCCACGCCTTCTAGCGTCCGGGAAACAGCAGCGAGTTCAGCCGTCAACGGCGCAATAACTCCTGACGTAAAAAAAGCTGGAAACCCCAGGTCATTTGTGTGTCAGTATCATAGGTAGACTTTGTGCTTACATtgaaaagcaaaacagaCAATAAAAAGCGCTAGGCTTCGCTCGATAATAATAACCCCCCACCAAGGCAATGCCAAAAGTATCGAAAGAATTGATACCCACTCTGCACCTCTTTTATCGGTGAAGTAACCTGCAAGCGGTGAGGCTATCCCATGataaattttttttcagaCATTAACAAGATTGGCCTCACAAAAAAGAGTAGGCACCACTGCGGCGATCATCACAAGGCCGACAGATTTCGAATTGAGGTTCCAGACGTCTTGCAGATGTAGGGGAATTGATGGCTCTTGAATGCTATAGGTTACTCTAAGGCGACGTTAACTTCAAAATAAAGAAACCAGGTGAGATGTTTAGCGAGTACCCATATACAAATATGACAAATAATGCAGCCAGCGCTCGCGGTGATTTTGAGAGTTGGACTATCACAGACAGTAATGAAAGATGCTCTGTGGTTGTTTCTTTAGATAGCTGGTCTTCAGCGACTCCTTTGAGGAATTCTGGGACATCTGCAGGGTCTATAGTCGAATTTTCTATGCCATGCGAAACATTTTCGTTATAAGAAACCGTCTTGGACAAACTATCTGGCGCTTCGGCGGGGTCGAGACCCCAGACGAGGGCATCTTTTCGCTCGATAATAATGAGGCGACCTATGAGGTCAATCACAGTAGCAGAAATTCCGAAGATAAAAGGTCCGCGATACCCGAAGTGGTCATAAAGTAAACCACCTACGGGAGGGCCAATAGAAAATCTAGATGAAGAAGGGCCTCGGCATTTCGTGATAATGTCGTTTTAAGACTGTACTTCTCACCCTATAGACATGCCACACATTGCAATACCCAACTGCACTGGGGCATATGAAAAGACTATCAGTTTTCTTTGTAAGAGATAGAATAGAAAATGTGCCTTACATCCAACGATTGAAGGGGGGGAAGTATCACATCTGCCACGATATAGTGAAAATTTGCGATGCACAAGATAGAAGAACATACAAAAGAGCTAGCCCGATAACCCAGACAATCGATGACCCTATTCCTTGCAATATACGCGCGATACACATCACAGCGTAATTCGGTGCTTCCATTAACATTATTTGAGATCCTACAAGAACGAACAAACCGGCTATCAGGGGCATTTTTCTGGCCTTGTAGCGCTCCGACAGCATTGCGATAGGAATCGTGGCTAGGAGACATATGGGTCGAAGAAACTATATGCAGATTTGTTATTACCTACATATAACCAAGCCACCGGACTGGAGAAGAGCGTGTCAGATTGAGGTTGACGTCGTCAGCAAGAAGAAACTTGCAAAAGCAAATAACAACCACCCAGTCATGGAGGAGATACTGGAATGGCCAAGGCGTTCAAGATGAAAGGGTATAACCGGTATGATCATTGAGTAAACAAGGAGATCAACTGCGACACCTAAACAGTAAAAAATATTAGCATGTCAGGTCAATTAAACTTAGTCAATAAAGATAAGATTAAGGCACGAACCTAAACCAATAACGAAGGTCACCATCCAGGAAGAAGATCGCCATTTCAAGCCTATAGGTCTCCTTTTTGGGTCCATTGCGGTCCGAACGACGAACAATAAAGGCGGTTTAGTACGGCTAGTAAATACCTGGAAAGTGCAGTGCAATACATGCAATCAATGTGAGAGGTCAAAATTCCAAGTCCGAGATTTAGCTTGCCGATTACGTATGCATGTTCGGGCCGAAACTGTCAGTTTGCTGTTTGTTCGTTCACTCAGGAGTCAGCACTGTGCATGCCAATCTCACTCCTTCGTTCAACCTCTTTTCGTTTTCCACATATTTGTGTGCGCACCATGTCTCTTCGATCAACTTCACTACAACGCGTCACCGCCCCTAGAAAACTAAACATTGAATTGACTGAGgtggaaagaaaaatttgCGATCTATTGCGTGGATGTACCGCATATCTACAACAGGAGAAAGGAATTAGTACTACGTGTAGAATAGCGGGGGGCTGGGTTCGCGACAAGGTTAATTCCATATCGTTCTGATGGCCTACATCATGCTTGAAATTGTGTTCCTTTTTGTCGCAGTTGTTAGGTTTGCAAAGTCATGATATGGACGTTGCTCTCAGTAGCATGATGGGTCTTGCGTTTGCTGAGCATCTCAGTGCATTCGCCAACTCAAAAGGGGTGAAATTGGGAACAATCACCAAAATTGAGCAAAACCCCGATCAGTCGAAACATTTGGAGACTGCAACCTTGAAGATATTCGGGCTCGATATTGATCTTGTCAATCTGCGCAGCGAAGAGTATGCCGCTGGGAGCAGGATCCCATGTGGAGTGGTAAATTTCTGTCGAATCATGAGCTGCTTCTTGGTTCACTCATAAGCCTTCAGTCATTTGGAACCCCGCTGGAGGATGCGCTACGAAGAGATATCACCATCAATGCTTTATTCTACAATGTTGAAACTAGCATGGTTGAAGATTTTACGGGAAAGGTGGACGGCTTTCTTGCTTCAAGTTAAGGCCAGAGTACTGATTGAATATCAGGGAGTGGATGACTTGCGAAACGGTATCATTCGGACGCCTATGCCACCTATGGAAACTTTTCAGGACGACCCGCTCCGTGTTCTACGTTGTATAAGATTTGCTAGTAGGTTCGGGTTTGAAGTTGTCAGCGATATTGAAGAAGCAGCCAAAAGTCCAATTATTCAGGTTTGTATTTTTCTGTATGCGCCACCTTCCCGCATTGAACGCAGTCCAGAAAGCATTGGTCGAAAAGGTCGCCCGAGAAAGGGTAGGTGATGAAGTTAGTAAAATGATAACGGGTATGTTTTATTATTATTCTCTCTTGGAGTATCATTATTAACGACGGCTGCATAGGAAGGAATCCCCTTCAATCTGCCAACCTTATCCATCAACTTGCACTCTATCCTTCCATTTTTTGCGTGGTACCACCGGATGCAAAATCCTCAATGGCTGATGTAAACCTCATGCAAGATTATCCCAATGTTGCCCTGGGTTCTGCTGTTATTCTAAACTCACTGTTGTCACTCGATTCCGCTCTGGGATTTAGGGTACACCCGGCTTTGTTGTCAAACGTCAAGGATGATTCATCCGCGAAAGCCCGCATCATGCTTGCCACGCTTTTAACACCGTTTGTGGGGATGACGTTCCTCGataagaaaaagaaaattcatCCGGTTGTGGCTAGTGTAATTCGCGATTCGCTGAAACTAGGATCTCAGAATCATTTCTTAGATGGCATA
Coding sequences:
- a CDS encoding CCA tRNA nucleotidyltransferase, mitochondrial, encoding MDVALSSMMGLAFAEHLSAFANSKGVKLGTITKIEQNPDQSKHLETATLKIFGLDIDLVNLRSEEYAAGSRIPCGVSFGTPLEDALRRDITINALFYNVETSMVEDFTGKGVDDLRNGIIRTPMPPMETFQDDPLRVLRCIRFASRFGFEVVSDIEEAAKSPIIQKALVEKVARERVGDEVSKMITGRNPLQSANLIHQLALYPSIFCVVPPDAKSSMADVNLMQDYPNVALGSAVILNSLLSLDSALGFRVHPALLSNVKDDSSAKARIMLATLLTPFVGMTFLDKKKKIHPVVASVIRDSLKLGSQNHFLDGIPALFSSLSVIKEHVESHEQNRLGRAKMGLFLRHKFVHNPNIGNHWTSSLLFSLVTRLRPLYDLQNDIFDIEAASRIVTSYNSLLDTVFDFALQQDIDAKPLLNGREVGTAFGVSKPGPWIGKVLEDVVEWQLGHPKSSKSDCLQWLQSRGIQSYISDAGDSEKVQAPTKRLRTK
- a CDS encoding MFS-type transporter ppzB; amino-acid sequence: MYCTALSRRPIGLKWRSSSWMVTFVIGLGVAVDLLVYSMIIPVIPFHLERLGHSSISSMTGWLLFAFATTIPIAMLSERYKARKMPLIAGLFVLVGSQIMLMEAPNYAVMCIARILQGIGSSIVWVIGLALLCDTSPPSIVGLQLGIAMCGMSIGFSIGPPVGGLLYDHFGYRGPFIFGISATVIDLIGRLIIIERKDALVWGLDPAEAPDSLSKTVSYNENVSHGIENSTIDPADVPEFLKGVAEDQLSKETTTEHLSLLSVIVQLSKSPRALAALFVIFVYGVTYSIQEPSIPLHLQDVWNLNSKSVGLVMIAAVVPTLFSSPLAGYFTDKRGAEWVSILSILLALPWWGVIIIERSLALFIVCFAFQSFFTSGVIAPLTAELAAVSRTLEGVGYAHVYGAFNLVYGVGTSIGPIVGGQIYDNVRKGWLVLCVLAAGLLLLSLCLVTCFTGVNPVLRRLNKRTNQATDFS